The following proteins are encoded in a genomic region of Chryseobacterium cucumeris:
- the lon gene encoding endopeptidase La encodes MTEFEDISLEEMISDGFDIVTEEINLSDFAETDKNSEQKIFPILPVRNMVMFPNVVIPITAGRKTSIQLLEEAQKNGDFIGIVSQKNSDLEQPSEKDIYTTGTLAKIIKIIKLPEGNITAITKGFHRFKIKKIVDNQPYFKAEISKLKDTQPKDREEYEALLENIKDLALKIIELDPNIPNAANFAIKNINNNDDLLNFICTNANFSSIAKQKLLEEKSLMTRANQCYELMHEDFRKLELRNQIHQKTSKDLDKQQREYFLNQQIRTIQEELGGGPESDVEDLIAKAKTKKWSQEVEDHFQKEISRLQRQNPNSPDYNVQRNYLDFFTDLPWETYTKDIFDIAKAEKVLDKAHFGLEDIKKRILEHMAVLKLKNNMKSPILLLVGPPGVGKTSLGKSIADALGRKYVRLSLGGLHDESEIRGHRKTYIGAMAGRILQSIKKSGTSNPVIVLDEIDKIGQGLHGDPSSALLEVLDPEQNKSFYDNFLEMGYDLSKVMFIATANSLSTIQTPLLDRTEIIQIAGYTLEEKIEIAKRHLIRKQQEENGLDTKSFKLGNAELKHIIEAHTSESGVRTLEKRIAAIGRWVALQTALLKEYDPKISVEKVDEILGVPRPKSLSEITGVPGVVTGLAWTSVGGDILYIESILSNGKGALTMTGNLGTVMKESATIALEYIKAKHDELGIPQEDIEKKNIHVHVPEGATPKDGPSAGIAMLTSMVSSFKNKKVKPHLAMTGEITLRGKVLPVGGIKEKLLAATRAGIKDVILCEANRKDVEEIKKDYLKNLRVHYVNRMEEVIDIAIEE; translated from the coding sequence ATGACAGAATTTGAAGATATAAGTTTAGAAGAAATGATCAGTGATGGATTTGATATCGTAACTGAAGAAATCAATCTTTCCGACTTCGCAGAGACTGATAAAAATTCCGAACAGAAAATATTCCCTATACTTCCTGTAAGAAATATGGTAATGTTCCCCAATGTGGTAATTCCTATTACAGCAGGGAGAAAGACCTCTATACAGCTTCTTGAGGAGGCACAGAAAAACGGAGATTTTATTGGAATTGTAAGCCAGAAAAATTCGGATCTGGAACAACCATCCGAAAAAGATATATATACTACCGGAACACTGGCAAAGATTATTAAGATCATTAAGCTTCCCGAAGGCAATATTACAGCTATTACCAAAGGATTCCACAGATTTAAGATTAAAAAAATCGTTGATAATCAACCTTATTTTAAAGCTGAAATATCAAAATTAAAAGATACCCAGCCTAAAGACCGGGAAGAATATGAAGCATTGCTGGAAAACATCAAGGATCTTGCCTTAAAGATCATTGAACTGGACCCTAATATTCCTAATGCCGCCAACTTTGCGATTAAAAATATTAACAATAATGATGATCTTCTGAATTTCATCTGCACCAATGCTAATTTCTCTTCGATTGCAAAACAAAAGCTGCTTGAAGAGAAAAGTCTTATGACAAGAGCCAACCAGTGCTACGAGCTGATGCATGAGGATTTCAGAAAACTGGAACTGAGAAACCAGATTCATCAGAAAACTTCAAAAGATTTAGATAAGCAACAGAGAGAATATTTTCTGAATCAACAGATCAGAACCATCCAGGAGGAACTGGGCGGCGGACCTGAAAGTGATGTTGAAGATCTTATTGCCAAGGCTAAAACAAAAAAATGGAGCCAGGAAGTAGAAGACCACTTCCAAAAGGAAATCAGCAGACTTCAACGTCAGAATCCCAACTCTCCGGACTATAATGTTCAGAGAAACTATCTGGATTTCTTTACAGATCTTCCATGGGAAACCTATACAAAAGATATTTTTGATATTGCAAAAGCTGAAAAAGTACTTGATAAAGCGCACTTCGGACTGGAAGATATTAAGAAAAGAATCCTGGAGCACATGGCCGTTTTAAAATTAAAAAACAACATGAAATCTCCTATCCTGCTATTGGTAGGGCCTCCGGGTGTGGGTAAAACTTCTTTAGGAAAATCTATTGCTGATGCTTTAGGGAGAAAATATGTAAGATTGTCATTGGGAGGACTTCATGACGAGAGTGAAATCCGTGGACATAGAAAAACGTATATCGGTGCTATGGCGGGAAGAATTTTACAGTCTATCAAAAAATCAGGCACTTCAAATCCTGTAATTGTTCTTGATGAGATTGATAAAATCGGACAGGGTCTTCATGGAGACCCAAGCTCTGCACTCCTAGAAGTTCTTGATCCGGAGCAAAATAAATCTTTCTATGACAATTTCCTGGAGATGGGTTATGACCTTTCAAAAGTGATGTTCATTGCAACTGCCAACTCACTTTCAACGATACAGACTCCTCTTTTAGACAGAACGGAGATCATTCAGATTGCCGGCTATACTTTGGAGGAAAAGATTGAGATTGCCAAAAGACATTTGATCAGGAAACAACAGGAGGAAAATGGTCTGGATACAAAATCATTCAAACTTGGAAATGCTGAACTTAAACATATTATAGAAGCTCACACTTCAGAAAGCGGAGTGAGAACCCTGGAAAAAAGAATTGCAGCCATTGGAAGATGGGTAGCACTACAGACTGCTTTGTTAAAGGAGTATGATCCAAAAATCTCAGTGGAAAAAGTAGATGAGATTCTTGGAGTTCCAAGACCGAAAAGCTTATCTGAAATCACCGGAGTTCCGGGTGTGGTAACCGGTCTTGCATGGACAAGTGTAGGAGGAGATATCCTTTATATTGAAAGTATTTTAAGCAATGGTAAAGGGGCGTTAACCATGACCGGAAACCTGGGAACGGTAATGAAAGAATCTGCGACTATTGCTTTGGAATATATTAAAGCTAAGCATGATGAACTGGGTATTCCTCAGGAAGATATTGAAAAGAAAAACATCCACGTACACGTTCCTGAAGGTGCAACACCTAAAGACGGGCCATCTGCCGGTATTGCCATGCTGACATCAATGGTTTCCTCATTTAAAAACAAGAAGGTAAAACCTCACCTTGCGATGACGGGTGAAATTACCTTAAGAGGGAAAGTATTACCTGTAGGAGGAATCAAAGAAAAGCTTCTTGCAGCAACAAGAGCAGGAATCAAAGATGTTATTCTTTGTGAGGCCAACAGAAAAGATGTGGAGGAAATCAAAAAAGATTATCTGAAAAATCTGAGAGTACACTACGTCAACAGAATGGAGGAAGTCATTGACATCGCCATTGAAGAATAA
- a CDS encoding TraB/GumN family protein, with product MKNLIKLGFAALLSLNFITSNAQNKSSNKENSLLWEVSGNGLSKPSYITGTFHILCSKDFEIKPKVLKALESSESLVMEINYTDPAEMMSLQKMFKTDKKISDQLSPEEAKELNTVLANYGTDLKSIDSSSPQALYALLSTKAIPCPQTEVKLYEMELLQKAMKDKKSIKGLEKVEDQMKSINEAYNLKSIIAQLKMDKEYQILFRQMIEAFKNENVQSLYSLFKDERFMNAQQEKAMLTNRNQNWVKVMPDMMKKESSFFAVGGSHLMGENGIIPLLQAKGYTVKPVSSL from the coding sequence ATGAAAAATTTAATAAAACTTGGATTTGCAGCATTATTGTCATTGAATTTCATAACATCCAATGCACAAAATAAAAGCAGCAACAAAGAAAACAGCCTGCTTTGGGAGGTTTCCGGAAACGGTCTTTCAAAGCCTTCTTATATTACCGGGACTTTTCATATCTTATGCAGTAAAGATTTTGAGATCAAACCTAAAGTGCTGAAAGCTCTTGAGAGTTCTGAAAGCCTTGTTATGGAAATCAATTATACAGATCCCGCTGAAATGATGTCATTACAGAAAATGTTTAAAACAGATAAAAAAATATCGGATCAGCTTTCACCTGAAGAAGCTAAAGAGCTGAATACTGTTCTTGCCAATTATGGAACTGATCTGAAAAGTATTGATTCTTCAAGCCCGCAGGCGCTTTATGCATTGCTTTCCACCAAAGCCATTCCATGTCCTCAGACAGAAGTAAAACTTTACGAGATGGAACTTCTTCAGAAAGCAATGAAAGATAAAAAAAGCATCAAAGGGCTGGAAAAAGTGGAAGATCAGATGAAATCCATCAATGAAGCGTATAATCTGAAAAGCATTATTGCTCAACTGAAAATGGACAAGGAATATCAAATATTGTTCAGACAGATGATTGAAGCTTTTAAAAATGAAAATGTACAATCTTTATACAGTCTTTTTAAGGATGAAAGATTTATGAATGCTCAGCAGGAAAAGGCCATGCTGACCAACAGAAATCAGAACTGGGTAAAAGTAATGCCAGACATGATGAAAAAAGAAAGTTCTTTCTTTGCTGTCGGTGGATCTCATCTTATGGGTGAAAACGGAATTATTCCTCTTCTACAGGCAAAAGGCTACACGGTAAAACCTGTATCAAGTTTATAA
- a CDS encoding RNA polymerase sigma factor produces the protein MSNPTETAFLKLVNQHKGILYKASRIYADSVEDREDLQQEILIQLWKSYQNFKGNSEFSTWMYRVAINTAITYLKKEKQRSNNHTDAPHHFEVQQEDYNPTKDRQLEIFYSAVQELNPLEKAVIFYFMEGMSHKEIGNNLGLSEGNARVKLNRTKEKIQQIIKKSGYEF, from the coding sequence GTGAGCAATCCAACTGAAACTGCTTTTTTAAAGCTCGTCAACCAGCACAAAGGTATCTTATACAAAGCCTCACGGATCTATGCAGATTCTGTAGAGGACCGGGAAGACCTTCAGCAGGAAATTCTTATCCAGCTTTGGAAGTCCTATCAGAACTTCAAAGGGAACAGTGAGTTTTCTACCTGGATGTACCGGGTTGCCATCAATACTGCCATTACCTATTTAAAAAAAGAAAAACAGAGATCCAATAACCATACGGATGCTCCACATCATTTTGAAGTTCAGCAGGAAGATTATAATCCCACCAAAGACAGGCAGCTGGAAATTTTCTACAGTGCCGTTCAGGAACTGAATCCTCTGGAAAAGGCCGTCATATTTTATTTTATGGAAGGGATGTCACATAAAGAAATCGGAAACAATTTAGGTCTCAGTGAAGGTAATGCCCGCGTAAAACTCAACAGAACAAAAGAAAAAATACAGCAAATCATAAAAAAATCAGGTTATGAATTTTGA
- a CDS encoding DUF4349 domain-containing protein, with amino-acid sequence MKTTYIKLSLAAALLLGIYSCKKGEVSSKDLEAYATTDSAAAVVSDSISSVAEMKVKDKQFIKTADVNMEVKDVYNATIAIEESVQELGGFVTNSNLQSNVVSENTYNTSNEEAMLVKKYQTENRMQVRIPTEKLGELLTAINTNKLFLNSRSINAEDVTANIKYSALEGKRNQKTSENISKLKTNKDKVTLDDENMSEGNLQKLSSMNMTDDLKYSTIDIYIKEPQLRIAEIAVTNTTSIDNKYKYNFIYDAKDGFVYGFYLIQRIIVGLINVWPLVLIAAAILYFLRKRKISKPEYSKNQE; translated from the coding sequence ATGAAAACTACTTACATTAAATTATCACTAGCCGCTGCTCTTTTACTAGGAATTTATTCGTGTAAAAAGGGAGAAGTTTCTTCTAAAGATCTTGAAGCGTATGCTACTACCGATTCAGCAGCTGCTGTGGTTTCGGATAGTATTTCATCTGTTGCAGAAATGAAAGTAAAAGACAAGCAGTTTATCAAGACTGCGGATGTGAATATGGAAGTAAAAGATGTGTATAATGCAACGATTGCTATTGAAGAATCTGTACAGGAGCTTGGAGGATTTGTTACCAATAGTAATCTTCAAAGTAACGTTGTTTCTGAAAACACCTACAACACCTCCAATGAAGAGGCGATGCTGGTAAAAAAATACCAGACAGAGAACAGAATGCAGGTACGTATTCCTACGGAAAAACTGGGAGAGCTTTTAACGGCAATCAATACCAATAAATTATTTCTTAATTCAAGATCTATCAATGCAGAAGATGTAACAGCCAACATCAAGTATTCTGCACTGGAAGGGAAAAGAAATCAAAAAACTTCAGAAAACATCAGTAAGCTCAAAACCAATAAAGATAAAGTAACGCTGGATGACGAGAATATGTCTGAAGGAAATCTTCAAAAGCTTTCGAGCATGAACATGACGGATGATCTGAAATACAGCACGATTGACATTTACATCAAAGAGCCTCAGTTACGTATTGCAGAAATTGCTGTTACCAACACCACAAGCATTGATAATAAGTACAAATACAATTTCATCTATGACGCAAAAGATGGATTTGTATATGGATTCTATCTGATCCAGAGGATTATTGTGGGGCTTATCAATGTATGGCCTCTTGTATTAATTGCTGCTGCAATCCTCTATTTTTTAAGAAAAAGAAAAATTTCAAAACCTGAGTATTCAAAAAATCAGGAATAA
- a CDS encoding AI-2E family transporter yields the protein MNFLRLPFLVKLTLVVVSIIGLGYLLALGQSILAPFFLAFLMAMLFLPAASFMEKKLRFPRSMSTMTSVFIMLMILGGIIYFFTNQLSDFSKDLPHLKEQFTTVFNSLQHWVSRTFNVKVDEQVDYINQGLTKLLSSSGVILGFTFGIFSTGFGFIIFFTLFFIFILNYRRLLNNFIVTVFNERHKASVQEAVNEIRIMTKKYIFGLFLQVIIVSVLTSVLLTILGVKYAILLGVLTGLLNVIPYLGIFISLLISCFIAFATSTPSTCIYVALGYIAIHAVDGNIVLPFVVGSKVKINALFSFIGILLGEHLWGIAGMFLCIPAIAIIKIICERVDDLKPWGRLLGEEPKPHKKKKSYKISKNITLKEMD from the coding sequence ATGAATTTTCTTAGACTTCCTTTCCTTGTCAAGCTTACCCTTGTGGTGGTTTCCATTATTGGACTTGGCTATCTTCTGGCATTGGGACAGAGCATTTTAGCTCCGTTTTTCCTGGCATTCCTCATGGCCATGCTGTTTTTACCGGCTGCCAGTTTTATGGAAAAAAAGTTGAGATTTCCGAGATCTATGTCTACGATGACTTCAGTATTTATTATGCTGATGATTTTAGGCGGAATTATTTATTTCTTTACCAATCAGCTGTCTGACTTCAGTAAGGATCTTCCACACCTCAAGGAACAGTTTACTACAGTTTTTAACAGCCTTCAGCATTGGGTTTCCAGAACATTTAATGTGAAAGTGGATGAACAGGTGGATTATATTAACCAGGGATTAACTAAACTACTGTCTTCTTCGGGAGTCATTTTAGGATTTACATTCGGAATTTTTTCAACGGGCTTCGGCTTCATTATATTTTTCACCCTGTTTTTTATCTTTATTTTAAATTACAGAAGACTTTTAAATAATTTTATCGTTACTGTTTTCAACGAAAGACATAAAGCGAGTGTACAGGAAGCTGTAAACGAAATTAGAATCATGACCAAGAAGTATATCTTCGGGCTTTTTCTTCAGGTGATTATTGTATCTGTTCTTACTTCGGTCCTTCTTACGATTCTGGGAGTAAAATATGCTATTCTTTTAGGAGTTTTGACCGGGCTATTAAACGTCATTCCCTATCTGGGAATCTTTATTTCTCTGTTAATTTCCTGCTTTATAGCATTCGCCACTTCTACTCCATCAACATGTATATACGTTGCTTTGGGCTATATTGCCATTCACGCTGTAGACGGAAATATTGTCCTTCCATTTGTAGTAGGTTCCAAAGTAAAAATCAACGCTTTATTTTCTTTTATTGGTATCCTTCTGGGAGAACATCTTTGGGGAATTGCAGGAATGTTCCTGTGCATTCCAGCGATTGCGATTATAAAAATTATCTGTGAAAGAGTAGACGATCTAAAACCTTGGGGAAGATTGCTAGGAGAAGAGCCCAAACCTCATAAGAAGAAAAAAAGCTACAAAATTTCCAAGAATATCACTTTGAAGGAAATGGACTAG
- a CDS encoding acyl-CoA dehydrogenase family protein has product MSNTFSKIRNAIGLFTSIDFDQLSAISQKVDLPKLMHSFSKLDDKQLSGLMKMLDPEKKKKELPPIDGDFYDIYHTLTPEQREIQLKVRAFMEKEVKPLVNHYWLRDEFPFELIPKFQKLDICGVTYEGYGCPGMPFLMEGVIAMEMARVDASIATFFGVQSGLAMGSIYICGSEEQKQKWLPQMQKFEKIGAFGLTEPEVGSGAAGGLTVTCKKTPEGWILNGQKKWIGNATFADLIIIWARDLDSGEVKGFIVEKDNPGYSVEKIKGKMALRIVQNGLITLKDCLVTEENRLQNANSFKDTGKVLRMTRAGVAWMATGCARGAYESALDYTRKREQFGRPIASFQMIQGHLVEMLSNLTAMQTMVFRLSEMQDEGILKDEHASLAKVFCTLRTRDIVSRAREVMGGNGILLEYDVARFVADAEAIYSYEGTKEINSLIVGRSITGFSAFV; this is encoded by the coding sequence ATGTCAAATACTTTTTCCAAAATCAGAAACGCAATAGGATTATTCACATCTATAGATTTTGATCAGCTGAGCGCCATTTCTCAAAAAGTGGATTTGCCAAAACTGATGCATAGTTTCTCAAAACTGGATGATAAACAGCTTTCCGGGCTTATGAAAATGCTTGATCCGGAAAAGAAAAAGAAAGAACTTCCGCCCATTGACGGAGATTTTTATGATATCTACCATACTCTTACTCCGGAACAGCGTGAAATTCAGCTGAAAGTAAGAGCATTCATGGAAAAAGAAGTAAAACCTCTGGTCAATCATTACTGGCTCAGAGATGAATTTCCTTTTGAGTTGATTCCAAAATTTCAAAAACTGGATATTTGTGGTGTTACTTATGAAGGCTATGGCTGCCCGGGAATGCCTTTCCTGATGGAAGGTGTTATTGCGATGGAAATGGCAAGAGTAGATGCTTCTATTGCCACTTTTTTCGGTGTACAATCCGGACTGGCGATGGGTTCTATTTATATCTGCGGATCGGAAGAACAGAAGCAAAAATGGCTTCCGCAGATGCAGAAATTTGAAAAAATTGGTGCCTTTGGACTTACGGAGCCCGAAGTTGGATCAGGAGCAGCAGGCGGACTTACAGTGACCTGTAAAAAAACACCTGAAGGCTGGATTCTGAATGGGCAGAAAAAATGGATCGGGAATGCTACTTTCGCTGACCTGATCATTATCTGGGCAAGAGATCTGGATAGCGGAGAAGTGAAAGGTTTTATTGTAGAAAAAGATAATCCGGGATATTCCGTAGAAAAGATCAAAGGAAAAATGGCGTTAAGAATTGTCCAGAACGGGTTGATTACCTTAAAAGACTGTCTCGTTACCGAAGAAAACCGTCTGCAGAATGCCAATTCCTTTAAAGATACCGGTAAAGTACTGAGAATGACAAGAGCTGGAGTAGCATGGATGGCCACAGGTTGTGCACGCGGAGCTTACGAAAGTGCTTTGGATTATACCCGAAAAAGAGAACAGTTTGGAAGACCTATTGCCTCATTCCAAATGATTCAGGGACATCTGGTGGAAATGTTGTCTAATCTCACTGCCATGCAGACGATGGTTTTCAGACTGTCTGAAATGCAGGATGAAGGAATTTTAAAAGATGAACATGCTTCTTTAGCCAAAGTTTTCTGTACTCTCAGAACAAGAGACATTGTTTCCAGAGCAAGAGAAGTAATGGGAGGAAACGGAATTCTGCTTGAGTACGATGTGGCCCGGTTTGTTGCCGATGCAGAAGCCATTTATTCTTACGAAGGAACAAAAGAAATCAACTCGCTCATCGTAGGACGATCGATAACAGGTTTCAGTGCTTTCGTATAG
- a CDS encoding DoxX family protein, translating into MKVIKFILCLLFGLMFINAGLNKFFNYMPMEKPTPEQMKLFAAFGEISWLMPLVGIVEVIGGLLFIFPKTRALGAIVILPVMVGIVTHVFTMDKSPMGMGIAGVMFLINLWMIIDNKEKYKHLVS; encoded by the coding sequence ATGAAAGTGATAAAATTCATCTTATGTCTGCTTTTCGGGCTTATGTTTATTAATGCCGGATTAAACAAGTTTTTTAATTATATGCCCATGGAGAAACCTACTCCAGAACAAATGAAACTTTTCGCTGCTTTTGGAGAAATCAGCTGGCTGATGCCATTAGTGGGCATTGTAGAAGTTATTGGCGGGTTATTATTTATTTTCCCAAAAACAAGAGCATTAGGTGCCATTGTTATTTTACCTGTCATGGTAGGAATTGTCACGCATGTTTTCACAATGGATAAATCTCCTATGGGAATGGGTATTGCCGGAGTAATGTTTCTGATCAATCTTTGGATGATTATTGACAACAAGGAAAAATATAAACATTTAGTTTCATAA